A portion of the Microlunatus phosphovorus NM-1 genome contains these proteins:
- a CDS encoding VOC family protein: MHTSWGLTFDCANPAKLAAFWADALGYVEAEPPDGYESWNAWLKDNGVPKKEWNDAAYLVDPADQGPTLSFLKVAESKTAKNRVHLDLKVGGGRHQSAKKRRSRIEKAVDRLTKAGAKVEREVEQDGNLDHVIMTDPEGNEFCVV; the protein is encoded by the coding sequence ATGCACACTTCGTGGGGCCTGACGTTCGACTGCGCGAATCCGGCGAAGCTGGCCGCATTCTGGGCAGATGCTCTCGGATATGTCGAGGCGGAGCCGCCGGACGGCTACGAGTCGTGGAATGCATGGCTCAAGGACAACGGTGTGCCGAAGAAGGAATGGAACGACGCCGCCTACCTGGTCGATCCGGCCGACCAGGGCCCGACCCTGTCGTTCTTGAAGGTGGCGGAGTCGAAGACGGCCAAGAACCGGGTGCATCTGGATCTCAAGGTGGGTGGCGGGCGACATCAGTCCGCCAAGAAGCGACGATCCCGGATCGAGAAGGCGGTCGATCGGTTGACCAAGGCCGGCGCGAAGGTCGAGCGCGAGGTCGAGCAGGACGGGAACCTGGACCACGTGATCATGACCGACCCGGAGGGCAACGAGTTCTGCGTGGTGTGA